The Populus trichocarpa isolate Nisqually-1 chromosome 11, P.trichocarpa_v4.1, whole genome shotgun sequence genome has a segment encoding these proteins:
- the LOC7454408 gene encoding pentatricopeptide repeat-containing protein At4g04790, mitochondrial isoform X5, with product MPKFKILSNLVRAAIKTTTASTTTASDTTFKSLVSHFESITPPKPETSSKSKKQPETKPQSPPSPAVKSSPGALGLEDFYSETIPTAKDMAKTAKVIEKIINDVLKIKSLGLEEADDEKVVENVFKTPWLSNWKKNNIGIQRKEISYERKQKWIFKNSQVYCFDRLVDTCAFKLGTDATMDVFGMLGRETGLKEFNALMKMCIEQCRETDDENVAKEQISEVLELFISMKEQGFPIEEETYGPFLMLLIDKGMVEEFYFFYGIIKDTNPSEIARLGYYDMCFYIRVNDEKKIQELCNCICTDYGDENISLRENYLLALCESDQKNYLLQLLETVDITKLSLLGNAVSIFKSLGRLSLEYYVEKFLLVLKNCDYGAEDISTLIFSYATSIPNLAVEDVVSKFKTLHTVMEMSPSSTSYERLIVYSCNSLKVHHAIDMVDQLCEEGFTISINTIHSMLNASEASLDFNLFDGAIGLLNDLKKLNLTPTAGMYNAIMDGYFREKNISGALMVLEQMKLADVKPDSATYSCLISNCDNEDQITKCYEEMKVAGIQVSKQSIYGAH from the exons ATGCCCAAATTCAAGATCCTAAGCAATCTCGTCCGTGCAGCCATCAAAACCACCACCGCCTCCACCACCACCGCCAGTGACACGACTTTCAAAAGCCTCGTCAGCCATTTCGAATCCATAACACCCCCCAAACCAGAAACTTCTTCCAAGTCCAAAAAACAACCTGAAACTAAACCCCAATCTCCTCCGTCACCCGCGGTTAAATCTAGCCCTGGTGCTCTTGGATTAGAAGACTTTTATTCTG AAACAATCCCGACAGCAAAAGACATGGCAAAGACAGCAAAAGTCATAGAAAAGATTATAAATG atgttttgaaaattaaatcgCTAGGTTTGGAAGAAGCAGATGATGAGAAAGTTGTAGAAAACGTTTTCAAGACACCATGGCTTTCAAActggaagaaaaacaatataggtATACAGCGGAAAGAAATATCttatgaaaggaaacaaaaatggatTTTCAAAAATAGTCAGGTCTATTGTTTTGACCGATTAGTTGACACATGTGCCTTCAAGCTGGGGACAGATGCTACAATGGATGTGTTTGGAATGTTGGGAAGGGAAACAGGTTTGAAAGAGTTCAATGCATTGATGAAGATGTGCATTGAGCAATGTAGGGAAACTGATGATGAGAATGTTGCGAAGGAACAGATTTCTGAAGTTCTTGAACTTTTTATATCAATGAAGGAGCAAGGTTTCCCAATAGAGGAGGAAACTTATGGTCCATTTCTTATGCTTTTAATTGATAAGGGTATGGTGGaagaattttatttcttctatggCATTATCAAAGATACAAATCCTAGCGAAATTGCACGATTAGGCTATTATGatatgtgtttttatatcaGAGTCAATGATGAAAAGAAGATTCAGGAACTTTGCAATTGTATTTGTACTGATTATGGGGACGAGAATATCAGTTTACGAG AAAATTATTTACTGGCACTCTGTGAAAGTGACCAGAAGAATTACCTGTTGCAGCTGTTAGAGACTGTGGATATCACAAAACTTTCATTGTTGGGCAATGCAGTCAGTATCTTTAAATCCTTAGGGAGGCTATCATTGGAGTACTATGTGGAGAAGTTCCTTTTGGTGCTCAAAAATTGTG ATTATGGAGCGGAGGATATTTCAACTCTCATCTTTAGTTATGCTACTAGCATTCCAAATTTAGCG GTTGAGGATGttgtttcaaaattcaaaaccttACACACAGTAATGGAGATGAGTCCTTCTTCAACTTCATATGAGAGGCTCATTGTATACAGTTGCAATTCACTTAAG GTGCATCATGCTATTGATATGGTAGACCAACTGTGTGAAGAGGGTTTCACCATATCCATAAACACAATACATTCTATGTTGAATGCTAGTGAGGCAAGCCTTGATTTTAATTTG TTTGATGGTGCAATTGGTCTGCTCAAtgatttgaagaaattgaatttgaCACCGACAGCTGGCATGTATAATGCTATAATGGATGGATATTTTCGAGAG AAAAACATTAGTGGTGCATTAATGGTTCTGGAGCAAATGAAACTTGCAGATGTGAAACCAGATTCTGCAACTTACAGTTGTTTAATAAGTAATTGCGacaatgaagatcaaattaccAAG TGTTATGAAGAAATGAAGGTTGCTGGAATTCAAGTTTCGAAGCAAAGTATATATGGCGCTCATTGA
- the LOC7454408 gene encoding pentatricopeptide repeat-containing protein At4g04790, mitochondrial isoform X4 — MPKFKILSNLVRAAIKTTTASTTTASDTTFKSLVSHFESITPPKPETSSKSKKQPETKPQSPPSPAVKSSPGALGLEDFYSDVLKIKSLGLEEADDEKVVENVFKTPWLSNWKKNNIGIQRKEISYERKQKWIFKNSQVYCFDRLVDTCAFKLGTDATMDVFGMLGRETGLKEFNALMKMCIEQCRETDDENVAKEQISEVLELFISMKEQGFPIEEETYGPFLMLLIDKGMVEEFYFFYGIIKDTNPSEIARLGYYDMCFYIRVNDEKKIQELCNCICTDYGDENISLRENYLLALCESDQKNYLLQLLETVDITKLSLLGNAVSIFKSLGRLSLEYYVEKFLLVLKNCDYGAEDISTLIFSYATSIPNLAVEDVVSKFKTLHTVMEMSPSSTSYERLIVYSCNSLKVHHAIDMVDQLCEEGFTISINTIHSMLNASEASLDFNLFSSLDSTSKTAFCFHVQRIYSLIYHLDLTPTNETFRRMIGLSVKMKDFDGAIGLLNDLKKLNLTPTAGMYNAIMDGYFREKNISGALMVLEQMKLADVKPDSATYSCLISNCDNEDQITKCYEEMKVAGIQVSKQSIYGAH; from the exons ATGCCCAAATTCAAGATCCTAAGCAATCTCGTCCGTGCAGCCATCAAAACCACCACCGCCTCCACCACCACCGCCAGTGACACGACTTTCAAAAGCCTCGTCAGCCATTTCGAATCCATAACACCCCCCAAACCAGAAACTTCTTCCAAGTCCAAAAAACAACCTGAAACTAAACCCCAATCTCCTCCGTCACCCGCGGTTAAATCTAGCCCTGGTGCTCTTGGATTAGAAGACTTTTATTCTG atgttttgaaaattaaatcgCTAGGTTTGGAAGAAGCAGATGATGAGAAAGTTGTAGAAAACGTTTTCAAGACACCATGGCTTTCAAActggaagaaaaacaatataggtATACAGCGGAAAGAAATATCttatgaaaggaaacaaaaatggatTTTCAAAAATAGTCAGGTCTATTGTTTTGACCGATTAGTTGACACATGTGCCTTCAAGCTGGGGACAGATGCTACAATGGATGTGTTTGGAATGTTGGGAAGGGAAACAGGTTTGAAAGAGTTCAATGCATTGATGAAGATGTGCATTGAGCAATGTAGGGAAACTGATGATGAGAATGTTGCGAAGGAACAGATTTCTGAAGTTCTTGAACTTTTTATATCAATGAAGGAGCAAGGTTTCCCAATAGAGGAGGAAACTTATGGTCCATTTCTTATGCTTTTAATTGATAAGGGTATGGTGGaagaattttatttcttctatggCATTATCAAAGATACAAATCCTAGCGAAATTGCACGATTAGGCTATTATGatatgtgtttttatatcaGAGTCAATGATGAAAAGAAGATTCAGGAACTTTGCAATTGTATTTGTACTGATTATGGGGACGAGAATATCAGTTTACGAG AAAATTATTTACTGGCACTCTGTGAAAGTGACCAGAAGAATTACCTGTTGCAGCTGTTAGAGACTGTGGATATCACAAAACTTTCATTGTTGGGCAATGCAGTCAGTATCTTTAAATCCTTAGGGAGGCTATCATTGGAGTACTATGTGGAGAAGTTCCTTTTGGTGCTCAAAAATTGTG ATTATGGAGCGGAGGATATTTCAACTCTCATCTTTAGTTATGCTACTAGCATTCCAAATTTAGCG GTTGAGGATGttgtttcaaaattcaaaaccttACACACAGTAATGGAGATGAGTCCTTCTTCAACTTCATATGAGAGGCTCATTGTATACAGTTGCAATTCACTTAAG GTGCATCATGCTATTGATATGGTAGACCAACTGTGTGAAGAGGGTTTCACCATATCCATAAACACAATACATTCTATGTTGAATGCTAGTGAGGCAAGCCTTGATTTTAATTTG TTCAGTTCTCTTGATTCAACAAGCAAGACAGCCTTTTGCTTTCAT GTTCAGCGAATCTATTCATTGATTTATCACCTGGACTTGACACCAACTAATGAGACATTTAGGAGAATGATAGGTTTGAGTGTGAAAATGAAAGAT TTTGATGGTGCAATTGGTCTGCTCAAtgatttgaagaaattgaatttgaCACCGACAGCTGGCATGTATAATGCTATAATGGATGGATATTTTCGAGAG AAAAACATTAGTGGTGCATTAATGGTTCTGGAGCAAATGAAACTTGCAGATGTGAAACCAGATTCTGCAACTTACAGTTGTTTAATAAGTAATTGCGacaatgaagatcaaattaccAAG TGTTATGAAGAAATGAAGGTTGCTGGAATTCAAGTTTCGAAGCAAAGTATATATGGCGCTCATTGA
- the LOC7454408 gene encoding pentatricopeptide repeat-containing protein At4g21880, mitochondrial isoform X8, whose amino-acid sequence MPKFKILSNLVRAAIKTTTASTTTASDTTFKSLVSHFESITPPKPETSSKSKKQPETKPQSPPSPAVKSSPGALGLEDFYSETIPTAKDMAKTAKVIEKIINENYLLALCESDQKNYLLQLLETVDITKLSLLGNAVSIFKSLGRLSLEYYVEKFLLVLKNCDYGAEDISTLIFSYATSIPNLAVEDVVSKFKTLHTVMEMSPSSTSYERLIVYSCNSLKVHHAIDMVDQLCEEGFTISINTIHSMLNASEASLDFNLFSSLDSTSKTAFCFHVQRIYSLIYHLDLTPTNETFRRMIGLSVKMKDFDGAIGLLNDLKKLNLTPTAGMYNAIMDGYFREKNISGALMVLEQMKLADVKPDSATYSCLISNCDNEDQITKCYEEMKVAGIQVSKQSIYGAH is encoded by the exons ATGCCCAAATTCAAGATCCTAAGCAATCTCGTCCGTGCAGCCATCAAAACCACCACCGCCTCCACCACCACCGCCAGTGACACGACTTTCAAAAGCCTCGTCAGCCATTTCGAATCCATAACACCCCCCAAACCAGAAACTTCTTCCAAGTCCAAAAAACAACCTGAAACTAAACCCCAATCTCCTCCGTCACCCGCGGTTAAATCTAGCCCTGGTGCTCTTGGATTAGAAGACTTTTATTCTG AAACAATCCCGACAGCAAAAGACATGGCAAAGACAGCAAAAGTCATAGAAAAGATTATAAATG AAAATTATTTACTGGCACTCTGTGAAAGTGACCAGAAGAATTACCTGTTGCAGCTGTTAGAGACTGTGGATATCACAAAACTTTCATTGTTGGGCAATGCAGTCAGTATCTTTAAATCCTTAGGGAGGCTATCATTGGAGTACTATGTGGAGAAGTTCCTTTTGGTGCTCAAAAATTGTG ATTATGGAGCGGAGGATATTTCAACTCTCATCTTTAGTTATGCTACTAGCATTCCAAATTTAGCG GTTGAGGATGttgtttcaaaattcaaaaccttACACACAGTAATGGAGATGAGTCCTTCTTCAACTTCATATGAGAGGCTCATTGTATACAGTTGCAATTCACTTAAG GTGCATCATGCTATTGATATGGTAGACCAACTGTGTGAAGAGGGTTTCACCATATCCATAAACACAATACATTCTATGTTGAATGCTAGTGAGGCAAGCCTTGATTTTAATTTG TTCAGTTCTCTTGATTCAACAAGCAAGACAGCCTTTTGCTTTCAT GTTCAGCGAATCTATTCATTGATTTATCACCTGGACTTGACACCAACTAATGAGACATTTAGGAGAATGATAGGTTTGAGTGTGAAAATGAAAGAT TTTGATGGTGCAATTGGTCTGCTCAAtgatttgaagaaattgaatttgaCACCGACAGCTGGCATGTATAATGCTATAATGGATGGATATTTTCGAGAG AAAAACATTAGTGGTGCATTAATGGTTCTGGAGCAAATGAAACTTGCAGATGTGAAACCAGATTCTGCAACTTACAGTTGTTTAATAAGTAATTGCGacaatgaagatcaaattaccAAG TGTTATGAAGAAATGAAGGTTGCTGGAATTCAAGTTTCGAAGCAAAGTATATATGGCGCTCATTGA
- the LOC7454408 gene encoding pentatricopeptide repeat-containing protein At4g21880, mitochondrial isoform X2, with protein sequence MPKFKILSNLVRAAIKTTTASTTTASDTTFKSLVSHFESITPPKPETSSKSKKQPETKPQSPPSPAVKSSPGALGLEDFYSETIPTAKDMAKTAKVIEKIINDVLKIKSLGLEEADDEKVVENVFKTPWLSNWKKNNIGIQRKEISYERKQKWIFKNSQVYCFDRLVDTCAFKLGTDATMDVFGMLGRETGLKEFNALMKMCIEQCRETDDENVAKEQISEVLELFISMKEQGFPIEEETYGPFLMLLIDKGMVEEFYFFYGIIKDTNPSEIARLGYYDMCFYIRVNDEKKIQELCNCICTDYGDENISLRENYLLALCESDQKNYLLQLLETVDITKLSLLGNAVSIFKSLGRLSLEYYVEKFLLVLKNCDYGAEDISTLIFSYATSIPNLAVEDVVSKFKTLHTVMEMSPSSTSYERLIVYSCNSLKVHHAIDMVDQLCEEGFTISINTIHSMLNASEASLDFNLFSSLDSTSKTAFCFHVQRIYSLIYHLDLTPTNETFRRMIGLSVKMKDFDGAIGLLNDLKKLNLTPTAGMYNAIMDGYFREKNISGALMVLEQMKLADVKPDSATYSCLISNCDNEDQITKAKQG encoded by the exons ATGCCCAAATTCAAGATCCTAAGCAATCTCGTCCGTGCAGCCATCAAAACCACCACCGCCTCCACCACCACCGCCAGTGACACGACTTTCAAAAGCCTCGTCAGCCATTTCGAATCCATAACACCCCCCAAACCAGAAACTTCTTCCAAGTCCAAAAAACAACCTGAAACTAAACCCCAATCTCCTCCGTCACCCGCGGTTAAATCTAGCCCTGGTGCTCTTGGATTAGAAGACTTTTATTCTG AAACAATCCCGACAGCAAAAGACATGGCAAAGACAGCAAAAGTCATAGAAAAGATTATAAATG atgttttgaaaattaaatcgCTAGGTTTGGAAGAAGCAGATGATGAGAAAGTTGTAGAAAACGTTTTCAAGACACCATGGCTTTCAAActggaagaaaaacaatataggtATACAGCGGAAAGAAATATCttatgaaaggaaacaaaaatggatTTTCAAAAATAGTCAGGTCTATTGTTTTGACCGATTAGTTGACACATGTGCCTTCAAGCTGGGGACAGATGCTACAATGGATGTGTTTGGAATGTTGGGAAGGGAAACAGGTTTGAAAGAGTTCAATGCATTGATGAAGATGTGCATTGAGCAATGTAGGGAAACTGATGATGAGAATGTTGCGAAGGAACAGATTTCTGAAGTTCTTGAACTTTTTATATCAATGAAGGAGCAAGGTTTCCCAATAGAGGAGGAAACTTATGGTCCATTTCTTATGCTTTTAATTGATAAGGGTATGGTGGaagaattttatttcttctatggCATTATCAAAGATACAAATCCTAGCGAAATTGCACGATTAGGCTATTATGatatgtgtttttatatcaGAGTCAATGATGAAAAGAAGATTCAGGAACTTTGCAATTGTATTTGTACTGATTATGGGGACGAGAATATCAGTTTACGAG AAAATTATTTACTGGCACTCTGTGAAAGTGACCAGAAGAATTACCTGTTGCAGCTGTTAGAGACTGTGGATATCACAAAACTTTCATTGTTGGGCAATGCAGTCAGTATCTTTAAATCCTTAGGGAGGCTATCATTGGAGTACTATGTGGAGAAGTTCCTTTTGGTGCTCAAAAATTGTG ATTATGGAGCGGAGGATATTTCAACTCTCATCTTTAGTTATGCTACTAGCATTCCAAATTTAGCG GTTGAGGATGttgtttcaaaattcaaaaccttACACACAGTAATGGAGATGAGTCCTTCTTCAACTTCATATGAGAGGCTCATTGTATACAGTTGCAATTCACTTAAG GTGCATCATGCTATTGATATGGTAGACCAACTGTGTGAAGAGGGTTTCACCATATCCATAAACACAATACATTCTATGTTGAATGCTAGTGAGGCAAGCCTTGATTTTAATTTG TTCAGTTCTCTTGATTCAACAAGCAAGACAGCCTTTTGCTTTCAT GTTCAGCGAATCTATTCATTGATTTATCACCTGGACTTGACACCAACTAATGAGACATTTAGGAGAATGATAGGTTTGAGTGTGAAAATGAAAGAT TTTGATGGTGCAATTGGTCTGCTCAAtgatttgaagaaattgaatttgaCACCGACAGCTGGCATGTATAATGCTATAATGGATGGATATTTTCGAGAG AAAAACATTAGTGGTGCATTAATGGTTCTGGAGCAAATGAAACTTGCAGATGTGAAACCAGATTCTGCAACTTACAGTTGTTTAATAAGTAATTGCGacaatgaagatcaaattaccAAG GCAAAGCAAGGCTAA
- the LOC7454408 gene encoding pentatricopeptide repeat-containing protein At4g21880, mitochondrial isoform X3, with protein sequence MPKFKILSNLVRAAIKTTTASTTTASDTTFKSLVSHFESITPPKPETSSKSKKQPETKPQSPPSPAVKSSPGALGLEDFYSETIPTAKDMAKTAKVIEKIINDVLKIKSLGLEEADDEKVVENVFKTPWLSNWKKNNIGIQRKEISYERKQKWIFKNSQVYCFDRLVDTCAFKLGTDATMDVFGMLGRETGLKEFNALMKMCIEQCRETDDENVAKEQISEVLELFISMKEQGFPIEEETYGPFLMLLIDKGMVEEFYFFYGIIKDTNPSEIARLGYYDMCFYIRVNDEKKIQELCNCICTDYGDENISLRENYLLALCESDQKNYLLQLLETVDITKLSLLGNAVSIFKSLGRLSLEYYVEKFLLVLKNCDYGAEDISTLIFSYATSIPNLAVEDVVSKFKTLHTVMEMSPSSTSYERLIVYSCNSLKVHHAIDMVDQLCEEGFTISINTIHSMLNASEASLDFNLFSSLDSTSKTAFCFHVQRIYSLIYHLDLTPTNETFRRMIGLSVKMKDFDGAIGLLNDLKKLNLTPTAGMYNAIMDGYFREKNISGALMVLEQMKLADVKPDSATYSCLISNCDNEDQITKITF encoded by the exons ATGCCCAAATTCAAGATCCTAAGCAATCTCGTCCGTGCAGCCATCAAAACCACCACCGCCTCCACCACCACCGCCAGTGACACGACTTTCAAAAGCCTCGTCAGCCATTTCGAATCCATAACACCCCCCAAACCAGAAACTTCTTCCAAGTCCAAAAAACAACCTGAAACTAAACCCCAATCTCCTCCGTCACCCGCGGTTAAATCTAGCCCTGGTGCTCTTGGATTAGAAGACTTTTATTCTG AAACAATCCCGACAGCAAAAGACATGGCAAAGACAGCAAAAGTCATAGAAAAGATTATAAATG atgttttgaaaattaaatcgCTAGGTTTGGAAGAAGCAGATGATGAGAAAGTTGTAGAAAACGTTTTCAAGACACCATGGCTTTCAAActggaagaaaaacaatataggtATACAGCGGAAAGAAATATCttatgaaaggaaacaaaaatggatTTTCAAAAATAGTCAGGTCTATTGTTTTGACCGATTAGTTGACACATGTGCCTTCAAGCTGGGGACAGATGCTACAATGGATGTGTTTGGAATGTTGGGAAGGGAAACAGGTTTGAAAGAGTTCAATGCATTGATGAAGATGTGCATTGAGCAATGTAGGGAAACTGATGATGAGAATGTTGCGAAGGAACAGATTTCTGAAGTTCTTGAACTTTTTATATCAATGAAGGAGCAAGGTTTCCCAATAGAGGAGGAAACTTATGGTCCATTTCTTATGCTTTTAATTGATAAGGGTATGGTGGaagaattttatttcttctatggCATTATCAAAGATACAAATCCTAGCGAAATTGCACGATTAGGCTATTATGatatgtgtttttatatcaGAGTCAATGATGAAAAGAAGATTCAGGAACTTTGCAATTGTATTTGTACTGATTATGGGGACGAGAATATCAGTTTACGAG AAAATTATTTACTGGCACTCTGTGAAAGTGACCAGAAGAATTACCTGTTGCAGCTGTTAGAGACTGTGGATATCACAAAACTTTCATTGTTGGGCAATGCAGTCAGTATCTTTAAATCCTTAGGGAGGCTATCATTGGAGTACTATGTGGAGAAGTTCCTTTTGGTGCTCAAAAATTGTG ATTATGGAGCGGAGGATATTTCAACTCTCATCTTTAGTTATGCTACTAGCATTCCAAATTTAGCG GTTGAGGATGttgtttcaaaattcaaaaccttACACACAGTAATGGAGATGAGTCCTTCTTCAACTTCATATGAGAGGCTCATTGTATACAGTTGCAATTCACTTAAG GTGCATCATGCTATTGATATGGTAGACCAACTGTGTGAAGAGGGTTTCACCATATCCATAAACACAATACATTCTATGTTGAATGCTAGTGAGGCAAGCCTTGATTTTAATTTG TTCAGTTCTCTTGATTCAACAAGCAAGACAGCCTTTTGCTTTCAT GTTCAGCGAATCTATTCATTGATTTATCACCTGGACTTGACACCAACTAATGAGACATTTAGGAGAATGATAGGTTTGAGTGTGAAAATGAAAGAT TTTGATGGTGCAATTGGTCTGCTCAAtgatttgaagaaattgaatttgaCACCGACAGCTGGCATGTATAATGCTATAATGGATGGATATTTTCGAGAG AAAAACATTAGTGGTGCATTAATGGTTCTGGAGCAAATGAAACTTGCAGATGTGAAACCAGATTCTGCAACTTACAGTTGTTTAATAAGTAATTGCGacaatgaagatcaaattaccAAG ATAACCTTTTAG
- the LOC7454408 gene encoding pentatricopeptide repeat-containing protein At4g04790, mitochondrial isoform X1 codes for MPKFKILSNLVRAAIKTTTASTTTASDTTFKSLVSHFESITPPKPETSSKSKKQPETKPQSPPSPAVKSSPGALGLEDFYSETIPTAKDMAKTAKVIEKIINDVLKIKSLGLEEADDEKVVENVFKTPWLSNWKKNNIGIQRKEISYERKQKWIFKNSQVYCFDRLVDTCAFKLGTDATMDVFGMLGRETGLKEFNALMKMCIEQCRETDDENVAKEQISEVLELFISMKEQGFPIEEETYGPFLMLLIDKGMVEEFYFFYGIIKDTNPSEIARLGYYDMCFYIRVNDEKKIQELCNCICTDYGDENISLRENYLLALCESDQKNYLLQLLETVDITKLSLLGNAVSIFKSLGRLSLEYYVEKFLLVLKNCDYGAEDISTLIFSYATSIPNLAVEDVVSKFKTLHTVMEMSPSSTSYERLIVYSCNSLKVHHAIDMVDQLCEEGFTISINTIHSMLNASEASLDFNLFSSLDSTSKTAFCFHVQRIYSLIYHLDLTPTNETFRRMIGLSVKMKDFDGAIGLLNDLKKLNLTPTAGMYNAIMDGYFREKNISGALMVLEQMKLADVKPDSATYSCLISNCDNEDQITKCYEEMKVAGIQVSKQSIYGAH; via the exons ATGCCCAAATTCAAGATCCTAAGCAATCTCGTCCGTGCAGCCATCAAAACCACCACCGCCTCCACCACCACCGCCAGTGACACGACTTTCAAAAGCCTCGTCAGCCATTTCGAATCCATAACACCCCCCAAACCAGAAACTTCTTCCAAGTCCAAAAAACAACCTGAAACTAAACCCCAATCTCCTCCGTCACCCGCGGTTAAATCTAGCCCTGGTGCTCTTGGATTAGAAGACTTTTATTCTG AAACAATCCCGACAGCAAAAGACATGGCAAAGACAGCAAAAGTCATAGAAAAGATTATAAATG atgttttgaaaattaaatcgCTAGGTTTGGAAGAAGCAGATGATGAGAAAGTTGTAGAAAACGTTTTCAAGACACCATGGCTTTCAAActggaagaaaaacaatataggtATACAGCGGAAAGAAATATCttatgaaaggaaacaaaaatggatTTTCAAAAATAGTCAGGTCTATTGTTTTGACCGATTAGTTGACACATGTGCCTTCAAGCTGGGGACAGATGCTACAATGGATGTGTTTGGAATGTTGGGAAGGGAAACAGGTTTGAAAGAGTTCAATGCATTGATGAAGATGTGCATTGAGCAATGTAGGGAAACTGATGATGAGAATGTTGCGAAGGAACAGATTTCTGAAGTTCTTGAACTTTTTATATCAATGAAGGAGCAAGGTTTCCCAATAGAGGAGGAAACTTATGGTCCATTTCTTATGCTTTTAATTGATAAGGGTATGGTGGaagaattttatttcttctatggCATTATCAAAGATACAAATCCTAGCGAAATTGCACGATTAGGCTATTATGatatgtgtttttatatcaGAGTCAATGATGAAAAGAAGATTCAGGAACTTTGCAATTGTATTTGTACTGATTATGGGGACGAGAATATCAGTTTACGAG AAAATTATTTACTGGCACTCTGTGAAAGTGACCAGAAGAATTACCTGTTGCAGCTGTTAGAGACTGTGGATATCACAAAACTTTCATTGTTGGGCAATGCAGTCAGTATCTTTAAATCCTTAGGGAGGCTATCATTGGAGTACTATGTGGAGAAGTTCCTTTTGGTGCTCAAAAATTGTG ATTATGGAGCGGAGGATATTTCAACTCTCATCTTTAGTTATGCTACTAGCATTCCAAATTTAGCG GTTGAGGATGttgtttcaaaattcaaaaccttACACACAGTAATGGAGATGAGTCCTTCTTCAACTTCATATGAGAGGCTCATTGTATACAGTTGCAATTCACTTAAG GTGCATCATGCTATTGATATGGTAGACCAACTGTGTGAAGAGGGTTTCACCATATCCATAAACACAATACATTCTATGTTGAATGCTAGTGAGGCAAGCCTTGATTTTAATTTG TTCAGTTCTCTTGATTCAACAAGCAAGACAGCCTTTTGCTTTCAT GTTCAGCGAATCTATTCATTGATTTATCACCTGGACTTGACACCAACTAATGAGACATTTAGGAGAATGATAGGTTTGAGTGTGAAAATGAAAGAT TTTGATGGTGCAATTGGTCTGCTCAAtgatttgaagaaattgaatttgaCACCGACAGCTGGCATGTATAATGCTATAATGGATGGATATTTTCGAGAG AAAAACATTAGTGGTGCATTAATGGTTCTGGAGCAAATGAAACTTGCAGATGTGAAACCAGATTCTGCAACTTACAGTTGTTTAATAAGTAATTGCGacaatgaagatcaaattaccAAG TGTTATGAAGAAATGAAGGTTGCTGGAATTCAAGTTTCGAAGCAAAGTATATATGGCGCTCATTGA